The genomic DNA CGCGCGCCTCGGGGGACAGGGCCAGGGAGAAGATCTCGATCCAGGGTGCCTGTCCGGAGACCTCGACCGGCGCGGGCGGCAGCTCCGGGGCCGCCGGGGTCGAGGCGGTCCCGGAGCGGGCGGCCGGTGCGGGACGCTCGGCTCCGTCGTCCCCGGTGCGCAGCCGCTGATCGCGGGTGCGAGCGGCAAAGGCGTCGAGGAAGCGCTCGGCGGCGCGCAGCGTGGTGGCGTCCAGCCGTACCCACTGGCCGCGCAGCAGCACCAGCTCGCTCTGCGCCTCACGGATCTCCTCCATCTCCGCCTCGGTCAGCTCGGTCTCGCCCACCGCCACCCGCCAGCGGAACGAGGCCATCGACCCCAGCCCCACCCCGGAGGCCTTCTTCTCGCCCTCGGCGTCCTCCTCGGCCTCCTGGGGGCGCAGCGTGGTGCGCTGCTTGGTCCAGTCGCGCGGCAGCAGCACGGTCACCCCCGCCTCCTCCAGGGCAGGGGTGTCGCGGGAGAGGAACTCGCCCGCCTCCGCGGTGGTCAGCAGCCAGTCCACGCCGGTCTCGTCGACCGCGGCGCCGCGCACGGTCGGAGCCCGTCGCATCACCGCCGCGGAGGCCTCGGCGGCGCCTGCGGTCGTGAGGTCGCCGACCGCCCGCAGGTCCGCGACGGGATGGACGGTGCCGTCGGTCTCGCGCAGGCAGGTCTGCAGCGGCCAGGCGGTGCCCACCGGCGGCTGGAACAGGCGCACCACCAGCTCGCTGTCGGTGGAGCGGAGCTTCACCCCGGGACGGCCGGAGTCGACGAAGGCGTCGAAGGCGGCGGTGATCCGGCGCTGGGCGGGCAGGTCGGCGCGCAGCTCCCCGTCGTCCGCGAGCGCCCACAGCACCCCGTAGCGGTCCGTTCCGGGGGCCTCCGCGGAGCGCAGATGCGCGGCGAAGGCGGCCCGGGACCGGCCGTCGACCAGCGCGTGCAGCATCAGGGGGGCGTCCTGCTCCGGGGCCCGCCACTGCAGCACGGAGCGCCCGAAGCGCTCCGTCGCCCGCACCCGCATCGCGCGCCTGTCGACCAGGTCCCGGGCGCGCACGTCGAGCACGATCGCGGTGATGAGGTCCGGCATCGCCACGAGGTCCCCGTCGAGCCGCGCGGCCGCGCCCTCGGCCAGCAGCGCGGAGACATTCTCCGCGAAGTTCTCGCCGAAACGAGTCTCGAGCAGGGCGGTGGCGGCACCGACCAGAGAGGTCAGGGACGTGCCGGCCAGCGGCAGGGCGGGTACGCGGCGGTCGCCGTCGCGGCCGGGGACCCGGATGCGATGACGCAGCTGGTCCGGGGCGTCGGCCAGCGCCTCGGCGAGGCCGGCGGGTGCCTCGCGGCGCAGTTCGGTGAGGTCCTCGAGAGCCTTGGAGCGCCCTGGCCCGGTCTGCTCGCGCACCCACAGCGCGGGCCCCAGGTCGTCGTCGACGACGAGGCTCAGGCGACGGGTGGGCATGGGCTCCAGCCTAGGCCCCGGGCCCGACGTCCGCGCGGGCGGGCCCGGGGCTGTGGACAGTGCTTCGCCGCGCTCCGCCGCCGGGCTCAGAGTCCGTCGATGATCAGCGACGTCGCGTCGAGCCAGGCTTCCTTGGTGTTCGGCGCGATCCGCGACCACTCCAGATGGGAGCCGTCGACGAACTGCTGCTCGTAGGGCACTTCGGCGACCACCCGGGTGTGGGCGCCGAAGTGGGCGAGCAGCCGGCTGCGCAGGGTCGGATCGAACTTCCCCTTCGAGGAGTGCGACAGGATGGTCACCGCGTGGTCCACCTGCTCGGCCAGACCCGTCGCGCGCAGCTCGTCGATCATCCACGCGGCCGCGTTGAAGGTGTCCTCCCGGACGGTGGAGACGATCACCAGCTGATCGGCGTCCTTCACCGCTGCCAGCCAGTTCGAGGCGCGCACGTTGTTGCCGGTGTCGATGACCTTGATCCGGTAGAACCGCGACAGGGCGTCGTTGAGCTCGCCGAACGCCTGGCCGTCGATCGAGGCGGCCGAGCCCGGGTCCTCGTCGGAGGCGAGGATGTCGAAGCGCATGTCGCCCTGGGGGCGCACGTAGGGGTCGAGGTCCGCGTTGGTCGCCTCGGGAGCACGCAGGTGGTCGATGTCGTGCAGCAGGTCGACCGCGGTGCGGTGGTGGTCCGACGGGACGCCGCGCCAGCCCAGGGTCCCGCGGGTCTCGTTGTTGTCCCAGGCCAGCACGTTGCCGCCGCGGGTCACGCCGAGAGTCGCGGCGATCATCAGCGAGGCGGTCGTCTTGTGGGCGCCGCCCTTGAGGTTCACCACCGCGATGTTGCGCGGGCCCTCGAGCGGCCGACGGATGCGCTCGAGCCGCTCGGTCTCGCGGCGCTCGCGCGCATTGGGGCGCAGGGCGATGGCCCCACCGGTCAGGCGGGTGACGAAACCCGGGAATCCCCGGGTGGGCTTCACCTTCTCGGGCTTGGCGGTCTCGCTCTGCAGGTCCTGCAGGGTGGGGCGGGGGTCCTCGGCAGCGGTGCTGCGCGCCGTCAGCGGACGCTTGTCGGCCGGCGCCACGGGCGAGGGCACCGGTGTCAGGGTGGCCGGCGGGCCGGACGATGCAGACGATGCAGACGATGCAGACGATGCAGACGATGCAGACGATGCAGAAGATGGGGACGATGCCGACGAGGGCGAGGGGACCGACGGTGCGGACTGCGCCGAGGCGGAGGACCCGGTGCCCTCCGGAGCGGTCGAGGGAGGCATCGCGGCGGCGCGGCGACGACCGGCGCGATGGGAGTGCGCTGCCGACAGCTCGCCCGTCTCGTCCTCGAGCACCGCGGCATGCTCCCCGG from Brachybacterium sacelli includes the following:
- a CDS encoding MinD/ParA family ATP-binding protein — its product is MIAQARITSDTTATVHLADDTVEVTGADLPEIRDRVKQVFITAARTGEDAVDVVIVEPDVRHHLRVEPTGRIAGREADDRPPYGPAIDDPLIAPPGAGLPTDDTVDLSSIDPEALTTAGSGTTTGEHAAVLEDETGELSAAHSHRAGRRRAAAMPPSTAPEGTGSSASAQSAPSVPSPSSASSPSSASSASSASSASSASSASSGPPATLTPVPSPVAPADKRPLTARSTAAEDPRPTLQDLQSETAKPEKVKPTRGFPGFVTRLTGGAIALRPNARERRETERLERIRRPLEGPRNIAVVNLKGGAHKTTASLMIAATLGVTRGGNVLAWDNNETRGTLGWRGVPSDHHRTAVDLLHDIDHLRAPEATNADLDPYVRPQGDMRFDILASDEDPGSAASIDGQAFGELNDALSRFYRIKVIDTGNNVRASNWLAAVKDADQLVIVSTVREDTFNAAAWMIDELRATGLAEQVDHAVTILSHSSKGKFDPTLRSRLLAHFGAHTRVVAEVPYEQQFVDGSHLEWSRIAPNTKEAWLDATSLIIDGL